The proteins below come from a single Mycolicibacterium sp. TY81 genomic window:
- a CDS encoding cysteine desulfurase family protein → MSPAYLDHAATTPMQPAAIEAMTAVLAAGGNASSLHTSGRAARRRMEEARESLAQQLGARPSEVIFTAGGTESDNLAVKGIFWARRDSCPGRRRIVTSPIEHHAVLDAVEWLVEHEGAEVTWLPVDATGATSAQALREILESHDDVALVSVMWANNEVGTIQPVAELAAVAAEFGVPIHSDAIQAIGAVAVDFAASGLSAMSVAAHKFGGPTGVGALLLRRDVACVPLLHGGGQERDVRSGTPDVAGVVAMAAAARVAVEGLDGYRTRIGALRDRLVDGVLSGIDDVVLNGGTGENRLPGNAHFTFRGCEGDALLMLLDAKGIECSTGSACTAGVAQPSHVLIAMGADPASARGSLRFSLGHTSSDADIDAALAVLPAAVERARQAALASAGLGR, encoded by the coding sequence ATGAGCCCCGCATATCTGGACCACGCCGCCACGACCCCGATGCAGCCCGCTGCCATCGAGGCGATGACGGCGGTCCTGGCGGCCGGCGGCAACGCGTCGTCGCTGCACACGTCGGGGCGGGCCGCGCGGCGCCGGATGGAGGAGGCCCGCGAGTCCCTGGCCCAACAGCTGGGCGCCCGGCCCTCCGAGGTGATCTTCACGGCCGGCGGTACCGAGAGTGACAACCTGGCGGTCAAGGGCATCTTCTGGGCCCGCCGCGACAGCTGTCCGGGACGCCGCCGGATCGTGACGTCGCCCATCGAGCACCATGCCGTGCTCGACGCCGTCGAGTGGCTCGTCGAACACGAGGGTGCGGAGGTGACCTGGCTGCCCGTGGACGCCACCGGCGCCACGTCCGCCCAAGCCCTGCGCGAGATTCTCGAATCCCACGACGATGTCGCGCTCGTCAGCGTGATGTGGGCCAACAACGAGGTCGGCACCATCCAGCCGGTCGCTGAATTGGCCGCTGTCGCTGCCGAATTCGGCGTGCCGATCCACAGTGATGCCATCCAGGCGATCGGTGCGGTGGCCGTCGATTTCGCCGCGAGCGGGCTGTCCGCCATGAGCGTGGCGGCACACAAGTTCGGTGGCCCCACCGGCGTCGGCGCCCTGCTGCTGCGCCGTGATGTCGCGTGCGTGCCGCTGCTGCACGGCGGCGGCCAGGAGCGTGACGTGCGTTCGGGCACACCGGATGTCGCGGGCGTGGTGGCCATGGCGGCCGCCGCACGCGTCGCGGTGGAGGGCCTGGACGGGTACCGCACCCGGATCGGCGCCTTGCGCGACCGGCTGGTCGACGGTGTGCTGTCGGGTATCGACGACGTCGTGCTCAACGGTGGCACCGGCGAGAACCGGCTTCCGGGCAACGCGCACTTCACTTTTCGTGGCTGCGAAGGCGATGCCCTGCTGATGCTGCTGGACGCCAAGGGCATCGAATGCTCGACGGGCTCGGCCTGCACGGCGGGCGTCGCACAGCCGTCACACGTCTTGATCGCGATGGGCGCCGATCCGGCGAGTGCCCGTGGATCACTCCGATTTTCGTTGGGGCACACCAGTTCTGACGCCGACATCGATGCCGCGCTGGCCGTGCTGCCGGCCGCGGTCGAGCGGGCGCGTCAGGCCGCACTGGCCAGTGCCGGGTTGGGAAGGTAG
- a CDS encoding cupin domain-containing protein produces MFDSADLMKAITTIQTVTPPFIPADAHVMTSIIEWPAGSAGAPPHRHPGGPSFGYVLEGEMLFELEGEAPRVIKAGEAFWEPGGDVIHYSDANNRTDVRLRFLVTMICTPGVPMLVVVDDDELETRKDRRVR; encoded by the coding sequence ATGTTCGATAGTGCCGACCTGATGAAGGCGATCACCACCATCCAGACCGTGACGCCGCCGTTCATCCCGGCCGACGCCCACGTGATGACGTCGATCATCGAGTGGCCGGCGGGGAGCGCGGGCGCTCCGCCGCATCGTCATCCCGGTGGACCGTCGTTCGGTTATGTCTTGGAAGGCGAGATGCTCTTCGAGTTGGAGGGTGAAGCGCCGCGGGTGATCAAAGCGGGGGAGGCATTCTGGGAGCCGGGTGGCGACGTCATCCACTACTCGGACGCCAACAACCGCACCGACGTCCGGCTGCGCTTTCTCGTGACGATGATCTGCACGCCCGGCGTGCCGATGCTCGTCGTCGTCGATGACGACGAACTCGAAACCCGCAAGGACCGGCGAGTCCGATGA
- a CDS encoding nitroreductase — MTTGFGDIVRSRRSARMFLPDKPVPRELLDEALELAIRAPSNSNTQPWHVYLVTGERRARLVEALLAAVDTTPPEVGSAGLPPRFAHLRRESGALVYGAMGIERGDAAGRWAAQRRNWEFFRAPVAGVVCMHRDFGSVDAMGVGMFLQTLMLALTERGLGSCVQVSISLYPEVLRAQLGIPEELTILCGISIGYADPAFPANHLDTPRNPIGDNVVFLD; from the coding sequence ATGACGACCGGGTTCGGCGACATCGTCCGGTCGCGCCGGTCCGCACGGATGTTCCTGCCGGACAAGCCGGTTCCGCGGGAGCTGCTCGACGAGGCGTTGGAGCTGGCGATCCGGGCACCGTCGAACTCCAACACCCAGCCGTGGCACGTCTACCTCGTCACCGGGGAACGGCGCGCACGATTGGTCGAGGCGCTGCTCGCGGCCGTCGATACGACGCCGCCTGAGGTGGGCTCGGCCGGTCTGCCGCCCCGGTTCGCGCATCTGCGCCGCGAGAGCGGTGCCCTGGTGTACGGCGCGATGGGCATCGAACGCGGCGACGCGGCGGGCCGCTGGGCGGCGCAGCGGCGCAATTGGGAATTCTTCCGGGCGCCCGTCGCCGGGGTGGTGTGCATGCACCGCGATTTCGGCTCGGTCGACGCGATGGGTGTCGGGATGTTCCTGCAGACGCTGATGCTGGCATTGACCGAGCGGGGCCTCGGCAGCTGTGTCCAGGTGTCGATCAGCTTGTATCCCGAGGTGCTGCGTGCGCAGCTCGGCATTCCCGAGGAACTCACGATCCTGTGCGGCATCTCGATCGGCTACGCCGACCCGGCGTTTCCGGCGAACCACCTTGACACGCCGCGCAATCCGATCGGCGACAACGTGGTGTTCCTGGACTGA
- a CDS encoding sigma-70 family RNA polymerase sigma factor yields MTAAPVPDADLAARFVADAVPLLDALGRGARRLTRCEADAEDLLQDTLLHAYQGFGSFQQGTNLNAWLFRILHNRWVSRHRHRASRPPEVPLEAITAAGHEQSTARRSAEVELLDLMADGDVEAAFGELSEGARTALFYVEVQGYTYAETAGLMGVPMGTVMSRVSRGRRQLRVALAHRDSA; encoded by the coding sequence GTGACGGCAGCGCCGGTGCCGGACGCTGACCTTGCGGCCCGGTTTGTCGCGGATGCCGTGCCGTTGCTCGACGCCCTCGGCCGCGGCGCCCGCCGGCTGACACGCTGCGAAGCCGACGCCGAAGATCTCTTGCAGGACACCTTGTTACACGCGTATCAGGGGTTCGGGTCGTTTCAGCAGGGCACCAATCTCAACGCTTGGCTTTTCCGCATCTTGCACAATCGGTGGGTCAGCAGACATCGCCATCGGGCGTCGCGCCCACCGGAGGTGCCGCTGGAGGCGATCACCGCGGCCGGCCACGAACAGTCGACTGCCCGCCGTTCGGCAGAGGTCGAGCTGCTCGACCTCATGGCCGACGGAGATGTCGAGGCCGCGTTCGGGGAGCTGTCCGAAGGCGCGCGGACCGCGCTGTTCTATGTGGAGGTTCAGGGCTACACCTACGCCGAGACCGCCGGGCTCATGGGAGTGCCCATGGGCACGGTGATGTCGCGGGTCTCCCGCGGCCGGCGGCAGCTGCGCGTTGCGCTGGCACACCGGGACAGTGCCTGA
- a CDS encoding LuxR family transcriptional regulator, with translation MASQDRAPVLRGRDREITTLRGLLSAARSGSSQVLVLRGEAGVGKTALLRHTVDAADGFRCIQVTGVESDMELAYAGLQQLCAPLMQHLDELPTPQRGALDVAFGRGAGAAPDRFLVGLAVLSLLAAATADQPLLCVVDDAQWLDQVSLQTLAFVARRFLAEPVVLLFAARDAGAEALGPLPELTVTGLSDADARDLLDSVLLGRVDERVRDRVVAETRGIPLALLEVPRSVSAAELAGGFWNMGTGRSVTRQVEDGYRRRVEALPPAAQQLLFLAAADSVGDAALFQRAATILGLSVSALAPAEAAGLIEFGARVRFGHPLMRSAVYRAADVNARRSVHRALAEATDPRQDPDRRAWHFAHAAAGPDDAVAADLERSAGRAQSKGGVAAAAAFLERATVLTADPALRAARALAAAQAKRDAAAPAAAYELLAIAELGPLTDLQRAQVDRLRAEMQFARSRGGGPGVPPLSDAVQKLLAAARDLERLDAGLAHETYLEALAAAMYAGRLGGTDMVVQVAEAAGAALGDAAALHRPVDLLLSGVASRIVTGGGAEQMRAALELMCRHAQDADGQFLRWMPLGLAIIQESAVGEIWDDGIHRLLATAAIRQARDAGALAVLPPALAFGAGVHLLAGEFDTAAALIAEAAVISAATDYAPLRYHSLSLAAFRGVAVDAVGLIESAAADAAARGEGRVLGVTGFLSAVVYNGLGRYAEAFAAARNCCQFDDLGFYCWGLIELVEAATRIGDEETGQWAAQQLAGRAGTSGTDWGLGAFAYARALVADDEDADVRYAEAIERLGRTGVVFLLARAHLCYGEWLRRMNRRVAAREHLGAAFEMFNRMGAEAFAERTRRELIAAGKKVRKEPVSSGDELTTQEAQIAELAAAGLTNQEIGAQLFISTHTVEWHLRKVFVKLGITSRRQLRTLFPAG, from the coding sequence ATGGCGAGCCAGGATCGCGCGCCGGTCTTGCGTGGCCGCGACAGAGAGATCACGACGCTGCGCGGCCTGTTGTCGGCCGCGCGCTCGGGCAGCAGTCAGGTCCTCGTCCTGCGCGGCGAGGCGGGGGTCGGGAAGACTGCGCTGCTGCGGCATACGGTGGACGCTGCCGACGGATTCCGCTGTATTCAGGTGACGGGCGTCGAGTCCGATATGGAGCTGGCGTACGCGGGCCTGCAGCAGCTGTGCGCGCCGCTGATGCAGCACCTCGACGAATTGCCGACGCCGCAGCGCGGGGCATTGGACGTGGCCTTCGGCCGCGGCGCCGGGGCGGCGCCGGACCGTTTCCTGGTGGGCCTCGCGGTGCTGAGCCTGTTGGCCGCCGCGACGGCGGACCAGCCGCTGTTGTGTGTGGTCGACGACGCGCAGTGGCTCGATCAGGTATCGCTGCAGACCCTTGCCTTCGTGGCGCGCCGCTTCCTCGCCGAGCCCGTTGTGCTGTTGTTCGCGGCCCGTGACGCCGGAGCAGAGGCGCTGGGGCCGCTGCCGGAGCTGACGGTCACCGGGCTGTCCGATGCCGACGCCCGCGACCTGCTCGACTCGGTGCTGTTGGGTCGGGTCGACGAACGGGTGCGCGACCGTGTGGTCGCCGAGACGCGGGGAATCCCGTTGGCGCTCCTCGAGGTTCCCCGCAGTGTTTCTGCCGCCGAGCTCGCCGGTGGCTTCTGGAACATGGGCACCGGGCGCAGTGTGACGCGGCAGGTCGAGGACGGCTACCGGCGTCGCGTCGAGGCGCTGCCACCGGCGGCCCAGCAACTGTTGTTTCTCGCCGCCGCCGACTCGGTTGGGGATGCGGCGCTGTTCCAGCGGGCCGCAACGATTTTGGGACTGTCCGTCAGCGCGCTGGCGCCGGCCGAGGCGGCCGGACTCATCGAGTTCGGCGCGCGTGTGCGTTTCGGCCATCCGTTGATGCGGTCGGCTGTCTACCGTGCGGCCGATGTGAACGCGCGCCGATCGGTACATCGGGCGCTGGCCGAGGCCACCGACCCGCGGCAGGATCCGGACCGCCGCGCGTGGCATTTCGCGCACGCGGCGGCGGGGCCCGACGACGCAGTGGCCGCGGATCTGGAGCGATCCGCCGGACGGGCGCAGAGCAAGGGCGGCGTCGCCGCGGCCGCGGCCTTCCTGGAACGTGCGACGGTGCTCACCGCGGACCCGGCCTTGCGTGCGGCACGCGCGCTCGCGGCGGCACAGGCCAAGCGCGACGCGGCGGCACCGGCTGCGGCGTATGAGCTCCTGGCGATCGCCGAACTCGGGCCACTGACGGATCTGCAACGGGCGCAAGTGGATCGGTTGCGGGCGGAGATGCAGTTCGCCCGCAGTCGCGGCGGCGGGCCCGGCGTGCCGCCGCTCAGCGACGCCGTGCAGAAGCTGCTCGCCGCGGCACGCGACCTCGAGAGGCTCGACGCCGGGCTGGCCCACGAGACATACCTCGAGGCGCTCGCCGCGGCGATGTATGCGGGCCGGCTCGGTGGGACGGACATGGTGGTGCAGGTGGCCGAGGCCGCGGGCGCGGCGCTCGGAGATGCGGCCGCGTTGCATCGGCCGGTGGACCTGCTGCTGAGCGGGGTGGCGAGCCGGATCGTCACCGGCGGTGGTGCCGAACAGATGCGCGCCGCGCTGGAGCTCATGTGCCGGCACGCACAGGACGCCGACGGTCAGTTCCTGCGGTGGATGCCGTTGGGCCTGGCCATCATTCAGGAGTCGGCCGTCGGCGAGATTTGGGATGACGGCATCCACCGGCTGCTGGCCACCGCCGCGATACGCCAGGCGCGCGACGCCGGCGCCTTGGCCGTACTTCCGCCCGCACTCGCGTTCGGGGCCGGCGTTCATCTGCTCGCAGGCGAATTCGACACGGCGGCAGCACTTATCGCCGAGGCCGCCGTCATCTCGGCGGCGACCGACTACGCCCCGTTGCGGTACCACTCGCTGTCGTTGGCGGCGTTTCGCGGGGTCGCGGTCGACGCCGTGGGCCTCATCGAGTCCGCCGCGGCCGACGCGGCGGCCCGCGGCGAAGGCCGGGTACTCGGGGTCACGGGGTTTCTTTCGGCTGTCGTCTACAACGGACTCGGGCGCTACGCCGAAGCGTTCGCGGCGGCCAGGAACTGTTGCCAGTTCGACGATCTGGGCTTCTACTGCTGGGGTCTGATCGAGCTCGTCGAAGCGGCGACGCGCATCGGCGACGAGGAAACCGGGCAGTGGGCTGCGCAGCAGCTGGCCGGACGTGCGGGTACCAGCGGCACCGACTGGGGGCTGGGGGCGTTCGCGTACGCGCGCGCCCTGGTGGCCGACGACGAAGACGCCGACGTCCGGTACGCCGAGGCCATCGAACGACTCGGGCGTACCGGCGTCGTGTTCCTGCTGGCCCGGGCCCATCTGTGTTACGGGGAATGGCTGCGCCGCATGAACCGGCGCGTGGCGGCGCGGGAGCACCTCGGCGCGGCATTCGAGATGTTCAACCGGATGGGAGCCGAGGCGTTCGCGGAGCGCACGCGACGCGAGCTGATCGCCGCCGGGAAGAAGGTCCGCAAAGAGCCGGTCAGTTCGGGTGACGAGCTGACGACGCAAGAGGCCCAGATCGCCGAACTTGCCGCCGCCGGTCTGACCAACCAGGAGATCGGTGCCCAGCTGTTCATCAGCACGCACACCGTCGAATGGCACCTGCGCAAGGTCTTCGTCAAGCTCGGCATCACGTCGCGGCGGCAGTTGCGCACGCTGTTCCCCGCCGGCTGA
- a CDS encoding GNAT family N-acetyltransferase, with amino-acid sequence MSTSSVLIAPDDTSSSTGTPRYTLLLSADREHIEAAQRLRHHVFTSEPGYTLTDDSPGFESGRDADRFDEFCDHLLVRDDNTGEYVGCYRMLPPPGAIAAGGLYTATEFDVSALDSLRPSLVEMGRAVVRADHRNGAVVLLMWGGILAYLDHSGYDYVTGCVSVPIQGSPDEAPASQIRGVRDFVNKRHASEYKVRPYRPVIIDGKLLDDIEPPARVTVPPLMRGYLRLGAKVCGDPAYDPDFGVGDFPALLDKREADVRYLTRLRSAAAATDKAAQ; translated from the coding sequence ATGAGCACTAGTTCTGTACTCATCGCCCCTGACGACACCAGTTCATCGACCGGCACCCCGCGCTACACGCTGCTGCTGTCGGCCGACCGGGAACACATCGAGGCCGCGCAACGGCTTCGTCACCACGTGTTCACCTCGGAGCCGGGCTACACCCTCACCGACGACAGCCCCGGTTTCGAAAGTGGCCGGGACGCCGACCGATTCGACGAGTTCTGCGACCACCTGTTGGTCCGGGACGACAACACCGGCGAGTACGTCGGCTGCTACCGCATGCTGCCTCCGCCCGGCGCCATCGCCGCGGGCGGGCTGTACACCGCAACGGAATTCGACGTCAGCGCGCTCGACAGCCTGCGCCCGTCGCTGGTGGAGATGGGGCGCGCCGTGGTGCGCGCAGACCACCGCAACGGCGCCGTCGTGCTGCTCATGTGGGGCGGCATCCTGGCCTACCTGGACCACAGCGGCTACGACTACGTCACCGGCTGCGTGTCGGTACCCATCCAAGGCAGCCCCGACGAAGCCCCGGCCAGTCAGATTCGCGGCGTCCGCGACTTCGTCAACAAGCGGCACGCCTCGGAGTACAAGGTGCGCCCGTACCGCCCGGTGATCATCGACGGCAAGCTGCTCGACGACATCGAGCCGCCGGCCCGCGTGACGGTGCCGCCGCTGATGCGCGGCTACCTGCGTCTCGGCGCCAAGGTGTGCGGCGACCCGGCCTACGACCCCGACTTCGGTGTCGGCGACTTCCCGGCCCTGCTGGACAAGCGCGAAGCCGACGTCCGGTACCTGACCCGGCTGCGTTCGGCGGCTGCCGCGACCGACAAGGCCGCGCAGTGA
- the mnmA gene encoding tRNA 2-thiouridine(34) synthase MnmA, whose protein sequence is MRVLVAMSGGVDSSVAAARMVDAGHDVVGVHLALSTAPGTLRTGSRGCCSKEDAGDARRVADILEIPFYVWDFADRFKEDVIDDFVESYARGETPNPCVRCNEKIKFSALSARALALGFDAVATGHYARLEDGRLRRAVDADKDQSYVLGVLTAEQLSHALFPIGDTPKPQIRQEAADRGLAVADKPDSHDICFIPSGDTRAFLGARIGIRPGAVVDAGGTKLAEHDGVHGFTIGQRKGLGIAGPGPDGLPRYVTGIDAETGTVHVGGVEDLEIHALTGERPVFTSGVPFDGPVECLVQVRAHGGLADAVAEFADGALDVQLRTPLRGVAPGQTMVLYRRDPDGDEVIASATITR, encoded by the coding sequence ATGCGGGTTCTGGTAGCGATGAGCGGGGGAGTCGACTCCTCGGTGGCCGCGGCGCGCATGGTCGACGCCGGCCATGACGTGGTGGGCGTGCACCTGGCGCTGTCCACCGCGCCCGGCACCCTGCGCACCGGGTCGCGCGGCTGCTGCTCGAAGGAGGACGCCGGCGACGCCCGCCGTGTCGCCGACATCCTGGAAATCCCGTTCTACGTCTGGGATTTCGCGGACCGCTTCAAGGAAGACGTCATCGACGACTTCGTCGAGTCGTACGCCCGCGGCGAGACGCCGAACCCCTGCGTGCGCTGCAACGAGAAGATCAAGTTCTCGGCGCTGTCGGCGCGCGCGCTGGCGCTGGGATTCGACGCGGTGGCGACCGGCCACTACGCGCGGCTGGAGGACGGCCGGTTGCGCCGTGCCGTCGACGCGGACAAGGACCAGTCCTACGTCCTCGGGGTGCTGACGGCCGAACAACTCAGCCACGCGCTGTTCCCGATCGGTGACACCCCCAAGCCGCAGATCCGGCAGGAGGCCGCCGACCGCGGGCTGGCCGTGGCGGACAAGCCGGACAGCCACGACATCTGCTTCATCCCGTCCGGTGACACCCGCGCCTTCCTCGGCGCGCGTATCGGTATCCGGCCGGGCGCGGTCGTCGACGCGGGCGGCACGAAGCTCGCCGAACATGACGGCGTGCACGGGTTCACCATCGGCCAGCGCAAGGGCTTGGGCATCGCCGGCCCGGGGCCGGACGGCCTGCCGCGCTACGTCACGGGCATCGACGCCGAGACCGGGACGGTGCATGTCGGCGGTGTCGAGGATCTCGAGATCCACGCATTGACCGGCGAGCGTCCGGTGTTCACCTCGGGTGTGCCGTTCGATGGGCCGGTGGAATGCCTGGTCCAGGTGCGCGCGCACGGCGGGCTGGCCGACGCGGTCGCCGAGTTCGCCGACGGCGCGCTCGACGTGCAGCTGCGCACGCCGCTGCGCGGCGTCGCCCCTGGTCAGACCATGGTGCT
- a CDS encoding 1-acyl-sn-glycerol-3-phosphate acyltransferase, giving the protein MTTPVTAAEHAWLPKASCDASCIRVDSVHISRPFVVVLRTTVRLIMTMLLLPALPLLAVPLPGKSRIQRLYCRLMLRCLGVRITVSGGPIRNLSGVLVVAGHVSWVDIFAIGAVMPGSFVARADLIEWPALGFVARLLKVIPIDRHSLRGLPDVVRTVGDRLSAGQTVVAFPEGTTWCGLGHGTFAPAMFQAAIDTGRPVQPLQLTYRHRNGAQSTIPAFIGDDSLLTSIKRVITAKLTVCHMQVQSLQLPGTDRRDLAGRCQAAVHQVGPLPVAAVHGRALAA; this is encoded by the coding sequence GTGACCACGCCGGTGACGGCGGCGGAGCACGCCTGGCTGCCGAAGGCGTCGTGCGACGCCAGCTGCATCCGGGTCGACTCCGTGCACATCAGCCGCCCGTTCGTCGTCGTGCTGCGCACGACCGTCCGGCTGATCATGACGATGCTGCTGCTGCCGGCGCTGCCGCTGCTCGCGGTGCCACTGCCCGGCAAGTCCCGCATCCAGCGCCTGTACTGCCGCCTGATGTTGCGGTGCCTGGGCGTGCGGATCACGGTTTCCGGTGGCCCCATCCGCAACCTGAGCGGCGTGCTGGTGGTCGCCGGGCACGTGTCCTGGGTCGACATCTTCGCGATCGGCGCCGTGATGCCCGGCTCTTTCGTGGCGCGTGCCGATCTCATCGAGTGGCCCGCACTCGGGTTCGTGGCCCGGCTGCTCAAGGTCATCCCGATCGACCGGCACAGCCTGCGCGGCCTGCCCGACGTCGTCCGCACCGTCGGGGACCGGCTCTCCGCAGGTCAAACCGTCGTGGCGTTCCCGGAGGGCACCACGTGGTGCGGCCTGGGGCACGGCACCTTCGCGCCGGCGATGTTCCAGGCCGCCATCGACACCGGACGTCCCGTCCAGCCGCTGCAGCTGACCTACCGGCACCGCAACGGCGCGCAGTCCACCATCCCGGCGTTCATCGGCGACGATTCGCTGCTGACGTCGATCAAACGCGTCATCACCGCCAAGCTGACGGTGTGCCACATGCAGGTGCAGTCGCTGCAATTGCCCGGTACCGACCGGCGTGATCTGGCCGGCCGCTGCCAGGCCGCGGTGCACCAGGTGGGTCCGCTGCCCGTCGCCGCTGTTCACGGGCGCGCGCTGGCAGCCTGA
- a CDS encoding SDR family NAD(P)-dependent oxidoreductase, translated as MTELTGLTALVTGGTAGIGFETARLLAAEGATVIITGRSADRGAAAAAELGVRFIPADLADLESVKSLARQCGDVDIVVNNAASFPGALTVEQDVATFESTFDTNVRGAYFLVAALVPGMLRRGRGSIVNVTSMVAFKGVPGASSYSASKAALESLTRTWATEFGPHGVRVNSVAPGPTATPGVAAEWGDTNDELGRMLPLGRTAQPAEIAQAVLFLASPRSSFVTGSTLHADGGGAAA; from the coding sequence GTGACAGAGCTGACCGGGCTGACCGCGCTCGTGACGGGCGGGACGGCCGGCATCGGGTTCGAGACCGCGCGCCTGCTGGCGGCCGAAGGTGCGACGGTGATCATCACCGGACGCTCCGCCGACCGTGGCGCCGCGGCGGCCGCCGAACTCGGGGTGCGGTTCATCCCCGCGGACCTGGCCGACCTGGAATCAGTGAAAAGCCTTGCCCGCCAATGCGGTGATGTCGACATCGTGGTCAACAACGCCGCCAGCTTCCCGGGTGCACTGACCGTGGAGCAGGACGTGGCGACCTTCGAGTCCACCTTCGACACCAACGTGCGCGGCGCTTATTTCCTGGTGGCGGCTCTGGTCCCTGGCATGCTGCGCCGGGGCCGGGGGAGCATCGTCAATGTCACGTCCATGGTCGCGTTCAAGGGCGTGCCGGGGGCATCCAGTTACAGCGCGTCCAAGGCTGCGCTGGAATCGTTGACCCGCACGTGGGCAACAGAATTCGGGCCGCACGGTGTGCGTGTCAACAGCGTGGCTCCCGGGCCGACGGCGACGCCGGGGGTGGCTGCCGAATGGGGCGACACCAACGACGAACTGGGGCGCATGCTGCCGCTGGGCCGGACGGCACAGCCGGCCGAGATCGCGCAGGCGGTGCTGTTCCTGGCGTCGCCACGGTCGAGCTTCGTCACCGGGTCGACGCTGCATGCCGATGGCGGCGGCGCGGCTGCCTGA
- a CDS encoding MBL fold metallo-hydrolase → MSLDNISHLGQTGLDELVPSRYAVPVGDIEVLVISDGVLPITASTLGTNVPPAELTGWLDDNFLPPEIVDWPLNIVVVRSGDQTILVDAGLGLEFPDFPRAGQTVQRLEAAGVDLASVTDVVLTHMHMDHVGGLITEGVKERFRPDLRVHAATAEAEFWAAPDFSRTVMPQPIPDVLRRSATQFLTDYSGQLRTFETDYEVAPGVLVSRTGGHTPGHSVVRLESRGEKLTFAGDAVFAPGFDNPEWQNGFEHDPEEAARVRIRLLREIAATGEALVATHLPFPSVCHVAAVGDAFRCVPATWDY, encoded by the coding sequence GTGAGCTTGGACAACATTTCCCACCTCGGTCAGACGGGGCTCGACGAGTTGGTTCCGTCGCGTTACGCGGTGCCGGTCGGCGATATCGAGGTACTGGTCATCAGCGACGGCGTACTGCCGATCACGGCGTCGACGCTGGGCACCAATGTCCCGCCCGCCGAACTGACGGGGTGGCTGGACGACAACTTCCTGCCGCCCGAGATCGTCGACTGGCCGCTGAACATCGTGGTGGTCCGCAGCGGCGACCAGACGATCCTGGTCGACGCCGGACTCGGGCTGGAGTTCCCGGACTTCCCGCGCGCCGGACAGACGGTCCAGCGGCTGGAGGCAGCTGGTGTCGATCTCGCCTCGGTGACCGACGTCGTGCTGACCCACATGCACATGGACCACGTCGGCGGACTGATCACCGAGGGCGTGAAGGAACGGTTCCGGCCGGACCTGCGCGTGCATGCGGCCACCGCCGAGGCCGAGTTCTGGGCGGCACCCGACTTCTCCCGGACGGTCATGCCGCAGCCGATCCCCGACGTGCTGCGGCGCTCGGCCACGCAGTTCCTGACCGACTACAGCGGCCAATTGCGGACGTTCGAGACGGACTACGAGGTCGCGCCGGGCGTGCTCGTCTCGCGTACGGGTGGTCACACGCCCGGGCACAGCGTGGTCCGCCTCGAATCGCGCGGCGAGAAGCTGACCTTCGCCGGCGACGCCGTGTTCGCCCCCGGCTTCGATAATCCGGAGTGGCAGAACGGCTTCGAGCACGACCCCGAGGAGGCGGCCCGCGTCCGCATCCGCCTGCTGCGCGAGATCGCGGCCACCGGCGAGGCCCTCGTCGCCACGCACCTGCCGTTCCCGTCGGTGTGCCACGTGGCGGCCGTCGGCGACGCTTTCCGGTGCGTGCCCGCGACCTGGGACTACTGA
- a CDS encoding SDR family oxidoreductase, producing the protein MKITVMGASGQIGSKVVALLNEAGHQTVAASRDSGADVLTGAGLTEALAGSDVLVDVVNSPDFSDGPVLDFFTRSATNLVAAAKETGVGHYVALSIVGCDGLPDSGYMRAKVAQERIITESGLPYTIVRATQFHEFADAITASLTVDGEVRVPEGLIQPIAGADVAAEVARVAQDAPANGIVNIGGPDKLTFAGLAKLALAHRGESLPIVVDPAATYFGTKVGDTGLVTSGDAIISDLHLADWLAAR; encoded by the coding sequence ATGAAGATCACTGTGATGGGTGCCAGCGGCCAGATCGGTTCGAAGGTCGTGGCCCTGCTTAACGAGGCCGGTCACCAGACCGTGGCGGCTTCTCGGGACTCAGGTGCCGATGTCCTCACCGGCGCGGGCCTGACCGAGGCCCTCGCCGGCTCCGACGTGCTGGTCGACGTCGTCAACTCGCCGGACTTCTCCGACGGCCCGGTACTGGACTTCTTCACCCGGTCGGCGACCAACTTGGTGGCCGCCGCGAAGGAGACCGGCGTCGGCCACTACGTGGCACTGTCCATCGTCGGCTGCGACGGTCTGCCCGACAGCGGCTACATGCGGGCCAAGGTCGCCCAGGAGCGCATCATCACCGAGTCGGGGCTGCCCTACACGATCGTGCGGGCCACCCAGTTCCATGAGTTCGCCGACGCGATCACCGCATCGCTGACCGTCGACGGCGAAGTGCGGGTGCCCGAGGGCCTCATCCAGCCGATCGCCGGCGCCGACGTCGCCGCCGAAGTGGCCCGCGTCGCCCAGGACGCACCCGCCAACGGGATCGTGAACATCGGCGGGCCGGACAAACTGACGTTCGCGGGCCTGGCCAAACTGGCGCTGGCCCACCGCGGTGAGAGCCTGCCGATCGTCGTCGACCCGGCAGCCACCTACTTCGGCACCAAGGTCGGCGACACCGGTTTGGTCACCAGCGGCGATGCCATCATCTCGGACCTGCACCTGGCGGACTGGCTGGCGGCCCGGTGA